Proteins encoded by one window of Chryseobacterium sp. POL2:
- a CDS encoding ATP-binding protein, producing the protein MILIVDDNQSNIFSLKKLLQSQNFPVDTANSGEQALSKALRNNYALIILDVQMPDMDGFEVAETLADYSKTKDIPIIFLSAVNTEKRFITKGYASGGIDYVTKPIDPDILLLKVETYYNIQEQNRKLKKSQQNLELEVKGRRETQVVMKSQLDHFQQMLEALPQIAFTLNQVGEIEFVNGRWFQYSKSEKHFPDIHPDDSVLVEEYRKQKDNLEIIALEVRIKNVETGEFRYHLLRMSPILVNKKIKNWVGTFTDINDQKRVEQEKDEFLSIASHELKTPLTSIKAYVQLLERKLKLDKSSPEAGYVAKVQHQIDKLNNLITDLLDISKIEHGKLKMNLQTNNLEEVIQNALETILHTHDENSIKIERHGQKPDFLMQFDSIRVEQVLINFLTNAIKYSPENNKVIVTTSVDEQDVKISVTDFGIGIPEYKQASVFDKFYRVEESSLQFQGMGIGLYICAEIIVQHGGSIGLSSVINEGSTFYFTLPRV; encoded by the coding sequence ATGATTTTAATTGTAGACGATAATCAGTCCAATATATTTTCCTTAAAAAAATTACTACAATCTCAGAATTTCCCTGTAGATACAGCAAATTCTGGTGAACAAGCCTTGTCAAAAGCTTTGAGAAATAATTATGCTTTGATTATTCTTGATGTGCAAATGCCAGATATGGACGGTTTCGAAGTGGCCGAAACGCTTGCAGATTACAGTAAAACCAAAGATATTCCCATCATCTTTTTATCGGCTGTTAATACTGAGAAACGCTTTATTACAAAGGGTTACGCGTCTGGCGGAATCGACTATGTTACCAAACCTATCGATCCAGATATTTTGTTGTTGAAAGTGGAAACCTATTACAATATTCAGGAACAAAACCGCAAACTGAAAAAATCGCAACAAAATTTAGAACTAGAAGTTAAAGGTCGCCGCGAAACACAAGTAGTCATGAAGTCGCAGTTGGATCATTTTCAACAAATGCTGGAAGCGCTGCCGCAAATCGCTTTTACACTTAATCAAGTAGGCGAAATAGAATTCGTAAATGGCCGTTGGTTTCAATATTCTAAGTCCGAAAAACATTTCCCAGACATTCATCCAGATGATAGTGTTTTGGTAGAAGAATACCGCAAACAAAAAGATAATCTTGAAATTATCGCCTTAGAAGTTAGAATTAAAAATGTTGAAACAGGCGAATTTCGTTACCATCTTTTGAGAATGTCACCAATTTTAGTAAATAAGAAAATCAAAAATTGGGTAGGGACTTTTACAGATATCAACGATCAGAAAAGGGTAGAACAGGAAAAAGACGAATTTCTTAGTATTGCCAGCCACGAGTTGAAAACACCACTCACAAGTATCAAAGCTTATGTTCAGCTTTTAGAACGGAAACTGAAACTCGATAAATCTAGTCCAGAAGCAGGCTATGTTGCAAAAGTTCAACATCAAATCGATAAGTTGAATAATCTCATCACCGATTTGTTAGATATTTCAAAAATCGAACATGGAAAGCTAAAAATGAACCTACAAACCAACAATTTGGAAGAAGTCATCCAAAATGCTTTGGAAACCATTCTGCATACCCATGATGAAAATAGTATTAAAATAGAAAGACACGGACAAAAACCTGATTTTCTCATGCAATTCGATAGCATAAGAGTAGAACAGGTTTTAATTAATTTTCTTACAAATGCGATAAAATATTCCCCAGAAAACAACAAGGTTATTGTGACCACTTCTGTTGATGAGCAAGATGTTAAAATAAGCGTTACGGACTTCGGAATCGGAATTCCAGAATACAAACAAGCTTCTGTTTTTGATAAGTTTTATCGTGTTGAAGAATCATCATTACAGTTTCAAGGCATGGGAATTGGACTTTACATCTGTGCAGAAATTATTGTTCAGCATGGCGGAAGCATAGGTTTATCTAGCGTTATTAATGAAGGATCTACATTTTATTTCACCTTACCAAGAGTATAA
- a CDS encoding outer membrane beta-barrel protein, with translation MKKITVLASFLVTIMMSAQITFEKAYFINKSGKRVECFIKDYDWRSNPTSFEYKLSENDPVKYGKISDVSMFEIYNKAKFVSEKVQIDQSSSNLNSLSPQREPIYTEEELFLKEIVDGKADLYQYVDGTLERYFYRLDDNKPVQLIHKAFDYANDQVGYNNDYKIQLKKDLNCASISSSNIENAKYRLFDLKRIFTNYNTCINPNFKQDIKEQTKFDFNLSIRPRINSASMKLSNAFDSESYSLGNAMSISGGVEFEFIMPFNRGKWALTLEPNYQQYKGDATLTVPYQENRTKHTKADFKSIEIPIGVRHYIFLNSDSKLFLNVNYSFNIPMDSKANYGRDGQHYYDIKLEVNPAFGFGAGYTFKNKYTAEARYSTKKIKTDTNSWTGTYDLFSIILGYNIF, from the coding sequence ATGAAAAAAATTACTGTTTTAGCATCATTTCTTGTAACAATAATGATGTCTGCACAAATAACATTTGAAAAAGCTTATTTTATTAATAAATCTGGAAAACGTGTAGAATGTTTCATTAAAGATTATGACTGGCGATCCAACCCTACGAGTTTTGAATACAAATTATCTGAAAATGATCCTGTGAAATACGGAAAAATATCGGATGTAAGCATGTTTGAGATTTATAACAAAGCAAAATTTGTTTCGGAAAAAGTCCAAATAGACCAATCTTCATCAAACCTCAATTCGCTAAGCCCTCAGCGCGAGCCAATATATACTGAGGAAGAATTGTTTTTGAAAGAAATTGTTGATGGCAAAGCGGATCTTTACCAATATGTAGATGGTACGCTAGAACGTTATTTCTACAGATTAGACGATAACAAGCCTGTACAGTTAATACATAAAGCTTTCGATTATGCGAATGATCAAGTTGGGTATAACAACGACTACAAAATCCAATTAAAAAAAGATCTGAATTGTGCCAGCATCAGTTCCTCAAATATAGAAAATGCAAAGTATAGGTTGTTTGATTTGAAAAGAATCTTCACCAACTATAATACTTGTATCAATCCTAATTTTAAACAAGACATAAAAGAACAAACAAAATTTGATTTTAATTTATCTATAAGACCAAGAATTAATTCGGCTTCGATGAAGCTTTCCAATGCATTTGACTCTGAGTCTTATAGCCTTGGAAATGCAATGTCTATTAGCGGAGGTGTTGAGTTTGAATTTATAATGCCGTTCAATCGTGGAAAATGGGCACTAACTCTTGAGCCAAATTATCAACAATACAAAGGTGATGCTACGTTGACGGTGCCATATCAGGAGAATCGTACGAAACATACAAAAGCAGATTTCAAATCCATCGAAATTCCGATAGGTGTAAGACATTACATATTTTTGAATTCTGATTCGAAATTATTTTTAAACGTTAACTATTCTTTTAATATTCCTATGGATTCTAAAGCAAATTACGGTAGAGATGGACAACATTATTACGATATAAAATTAGAAGTCAACCCAGCCTTTGGATTTGGAGCTGGCTATACTTTCAAAAATAAATATACAGCTGAGGCAAGATATAGCACAAAAAAAATAAAAACAGATACCAACTCTTGGACTGGCACCTATGACCTTTTCTCAATTATCTTAGGTTATAATATTTTTTAA
- a CDS encoding peptidylprolyl isomerase encodes MAVEKNNVVALTYTLYSVEENGEKLLVESTTAEQPLTYLHGVGMMLPKFEAEVEGLNAGDTKSFILTPEDAYGQRTEDAIAQLPIDMFKESGVPPVDAILPLQDNQGNHFNAIVKEVTSDVVVADLNHPMAGKTLNFEVEVLQARPATEEELSHGHAHGIDGTEGH; translated from the coding sequence ATGGCAGTAGAAAAAAACAACGTCGTAGCATTGACTTACACGCTTTATTCAGTTGAAGAAAACGGCGAAAAATTATTAGTAGAATCTACCACTGCAGAGCAACCACTTACCTATTTGCATGGTGTGGGAATGATGCTTCCAAAATTCGAAGCAGAAGTAGAAGGTCTTAATGCTGGTGATACAAAATCTTTTATTTTAACTCCTGAAGATGCTTATGGACAACGTACAGAAGATGCCATTGCGCAACTTCCTATCGATATGTTCAAAGAGTCTGGTGTGCCGCCAGTTGACGCAATTCTTCCTTTGCAAGATAACCAAGGTAATCACTTCAATGCGATTGTTAAAGAAGTAACGTCTGACGTTGTGGTTGCTGATCTTAACCACCCAATGGCGGGGAAAACACTTAACTTCGAAGTTGAAGTTTTACAAGCGCGTCCTGCAACTGAGGAAGAACTTTCTCACGGTCATGCACACGGTATCGACGGTACAGAAGGTCACTAA
- a CDS encoding cation-translocating P-type ATPase, producing the protein MKYNIPEHLKGLSEIEIKQSREQFGLNQLKAESPHKWWNILWDIVKEPMLILLIVISFIYVLVGDYAEAIFMFAAIIAVSAISFYQDSRSQKALEELEKLNEPLSSVLRGSKIIEIPTHDIVVGDLCVIEEGKMINADGEIVHSHDFSVNESALTGESYSVFKDKNSKDKQVFSGTIVVSGMAIFKVQNIGKETQIGKIGESIQNISQVASPLQIQITKFVKGMAYIGIVIFILVCIFSYVKTGNWVESLLSGLTLAMSVLPEEIPVAFTTFMALGAWKLMREGIIIKRSSIVETLGSTTVICTDKTGTITENSMQLKELYDFKSDKIYSEENFQNTEVQELIEYAMWSSEPVPFDPMEITLHKVYGNTHQQDVRKNFVLFHEYPLEGKPPMMTHLFQDTSKKRIIAAKGAPEAILAVSELSENQKQKLREKIEEFGKQGYRVLGVAKAHFEGDNFPKKQQDFPFEFLGFTVFYDPPKKGIKEVFKKIYEAGIKVKIITGDNAETTNAIAHQAGIINNSVALKGSEVMELSEDALMKSADETTLFARMFPEAKLAVVNALKKDGEVVAMLGDGVNDGPALKAAHIGVAMGNKGTEIAKAAADLVLTNDDLSKLIIGIAAGRRIYSNIKKAIQYIISIHIPIILTVSLPLFLGWAFPQIFTPVHVIFLELVMGPTCSIVYENEPMEKNAMQKPPRKMTETFLNWKELSISIVQGLVITLGILFVYQWTFQNGGTEEETRAMVFSTLIFANVFLSFVNRSFYYSVFQSFRNRNPLLVGISIAVLALLMLILYVQPISNFFQLTSLSFNDLLLAFGVAMISVLWFEIYKYFLRLKSKR; encoded by the coding sequence ATGAAATATAATATTCCAGAACATTTAAAAGGACTTTCGGAAATAGAAATAAAACAATCCCGCGAACAATTTGGACTCAATCAACTGAAGGCAGAAAGCCCGCATAAATGGTGGAATATTCTTTGGGATATTGTGAAAGAGCCCATGCTTATTCTGTTGATCGTCATTTCATTTATTTACGTTTTGGTGGGCGATTATGCCGAAGCTATTTTCATGTTTGCAGCGATTATTGCGGTTTCGGCGATTTCTTTTTATCAGGATTCCCGAAGTCAGAAGGCGTTGGAAGAATTGGAAAAACTCAATGAACCATTGAGTAGCGTTTTGAGAGGTTCTAAAATTATAGAAATTCCGACGCATGATATTGTTGTGGGCGATCTTTGCGTTATCGAAGAAGGAAAAATGATTAACGCGGATGGAGAAATTGTCCACAGTCATGATTTTTCGGTTAACGAATCGGCTTTAACGGGAGAAAGTTATTCCGTTTTTAAAGATAAAAACAGCAAAGACAAACAGGTTTTTAGCGGAACTATTGTGGTTTCTGGAATGGCAATTTTTAAAGTTCAGAACATCGGAAAAGAAACTCAAATCGGGAAAATTGGAGAGTCCATTCAGAATATTAGTCAAGTCGCTTCACCATTGCAAATACAAATCACCAAATTCGTCAAAGGAATGGCCTATATTGGGATTGTTATTTTTATTTTGGTGTGTATTTTCAGTTATGTGAAAACGGGAAATTGGGTAGAAAGTTTGTTGAGTGGACTCACTTTGGCGATGTCGGTTTTACCAGAAGAAATTCCTGTTGCTTTTACTACATTTATGGCATTAGGCGCTTGGAAACTGATGCGTGAAGGTATTATTATTAAACGCAGTAGCATTGTAGAAACTCTGGGAAGTACGACCGTAATTTGTACCGACAAAACAGGAACGATTACCGAAAACAGCATGCAACTTAAGGAATTGTATGATTTTAAATCGGATAAAATTTATTCTGAAGAAAATTTTCAAAATACCGAAGTTCAAGAATTAATTGAATATGCTATGTGGAGCAGCGAGCCAGTTCCGTTTGATCCCATGGAAATTACCTTGCATAAAGTTTACGGAAATACGCATCAGCAAGATGTTAGAAAGAATTTTGTGCTTTTTCATGAATATCCTTTAGAAGGAAAACCACCGATGATGACGCATTTGTTTCAGGATACTTCAAAAAAGAGAATTATCGCTGCGAAAGGTGCTCCAGAAGCTATTTTAGCAGTTTCTGAATTATCTGAAAATCAAAAACAAAAACTTCGTGAAAAAATTGAAGAATTTGGAAAGCAAGGTTATCGCGTTTTGGGTGTTGCAAAAGCTCATTTTGAAGGCGATAATTTCCCGAAAAAACAACAGGATTTCCCTTTTGAATTTCTAGGATTTACGGTATTTTATGATCCACCAAAAAAAGGCATTAAAGAGGTTTTTAAAAAAATCTATGAGGCTGGAATTAAAGTAAAAATTATAACTGGTGATAATGCCGAAACGACCAATGCTATTGCACATCAGGCTGGAATTATCAATAATTCTGTAGCTTTAAAAGGCAGCGAAGTTATGGAACTTAGCGAAGACGCTTTGATGAAGTCAGCCGATGAAACCACTTTGTTTGCAAGGATGTTTCCCGAAGCAAAGTTGGCTGTCGTAAACGCTTTGAAAAAGGATGGGGAAGTGGTAGCAATGCTTGGTGATGGTGTAAACGACGGACCAGCCTTAAAAGCGGCTCATATTGGCGTTGCCATGGGAAATAAAGGAACGGAAATCGCAAAAGCTGCCGCAGATTTGGTTCTTACCAATGACGATCTTTCAAAATTAATTATTGGTATTGCCGCTGGAAGACGTATTTATTCGAATATTAAAAAAGCCATTCAGTATATTATTTCTATCCATATTCCTATTATTTTAACGGTGTCGTTGCCCTTATTTTTAGGTTGGGCTTTTCCTCAAATTTTCACGCCTGTACATGTTATTTTCTTAGAGTTGGTGATGGGACCAACTTGTTCCATTGTTTATGAAAATGAACCGATGGAGAAAAATGCCATGCAAAAACCACCAAGGAAAATGACGGAAACCTTCCTGAATTGGAAAGAATTGAGCATTAGCATTGTTCAAGGTTTGGTGATTACTTTAGGAATTTTGTTTGTTTATCAATGGACTTTTCAGAATGGCGGAACCGAAGAGGAAACTAGAGCAATGGTTTTTAGTACCCTTATTTTTGCGAATGTCTTTTTAAGCTTCGTCAACAGATCTTTTTACTACAGTGTTTTTCAAAGTTTTAGAAACAGAAATCCTTTGTTAGTGGGAATTTCAATTGCAGTTTTAGCTTTGCTGATGCTTATTTTATATGTACAACCCATTTCAAACTTCTTCCAACTCACGTCACTTTCTTTTAATGATTTGTTATTGGCGTTTGGAGTTGCCATGATTTCTGTCCTATGGTTTGAAATTTATAAATACTTCTTACGATTGAAATCGAAACGATAA
- a CDS encoding efflux RND transporter periplasmic adaptor subunit, with amino-acid sequence MKSIFKRYKYTIIGLGFLLFVQCQKKEEATIENQQIVDENLVTLTDAQLKNAPIETTTLSDKSISTTLKLNGKVDVPPQNLVSVSTPMGGYLKSTSLIPGMQVRKGQVIAIIENPEFVQLQQDYLLAKSKYHFAKLDYDRQKKLNQSQASSDKVTQQAQSEMNSQQITMNALAQQLQIININPSSINSGNIRKSVSIFSSINGFVSKVNVNIGKFVTPSDILFELINPNDIQLNLKVYEKDLQLLKAGMRVEGFTNNHPDKKYTGRVMLTGKDVATNGVAEVFCRFDKYEASLLPGMYMNAIIETETEIVNALPEESIVDFEAKSYVFVEEKKQTYRLTLAKLGESENGFIKILNADDFKNKKIVTKNAYTLLMKLKNNEEK; translated from the coding sequence ATGAAATCTATTTTTAAACGTTATAAATACACTATTATTGGTCTTGGTTTTTTGCTTTTTGTTCAATGTCAAAAAAAGGAAGAAGCCACCATTGAAAACCAACAAATTGTCGATGAAAATTTGGTAACACTTACCGATGCACAACTGAAAAATGCGCCTATTGAAACCACAACTTTGTCGGATAAAAGTATTTCTACGACTTTAAAACTCAACGGAAAAGTGGACGTTCCGCCACAAAATTTGGTTTCGGTGAGTACGCCAATGGGCGGTTATCTGAAAAGCACCTCGCTTATTCCGGGGATGCAAGTGCGTAAAGGTCAGGTCATCGCAATTATTGAAAATCCTGAATTTGTGCAGCTTCAGCAAGATTATTTGTTGGCAAAATCCAAATATCATTTTGCAAAATTGGATTATGATCGTCAGAAAAAACTCAACCAAAGCCAAGCCAGCAGCGACAAAGTAACGCAACAAGCGCAATCGGAAATGAACAGTCAGCAAATCACGATGAATGCTTTGGCGCAGCAACTTCAAATCATTAATATTAATCCATCTTCGATTAATTCTGGGAATATTCGCAAAAGTGTTTCTATTTTTAGTAGCATTAATGGTTTTGTAAGTAAAGTGAACGTGAATATTGGCAAGTTTGTAACGCCTTCGGATATTTTATTTGAACTGATAAATCCCAATGATATTCAATTGAATTTAAAAGTTTACGAAAAAGATTTGCAACTTTTAAAAGCTGGAATGCGTGTTGAAGGTTTCACCAACAACCATCCCGACAAAAAATATACAGGAAGAGTGATGCTTACAGGAAAAGATGTGGCTACAAACGGCGTTGCAGAAGTATTTTGCCGATTTGATAAGTATGAAGCAAGCTTACTTCCTGGAATGTACATGAATGCGATTATTGAAACCGAAACCGAAATTGTAAATGCACTTCCAGAAGAAAGTATTGTCGATTTTGAAGCGAAATCTTACGTTTTTGTGGAGGAAAAAAAACAAACCTACCGTTTAACTCTTGCAAAATTAGGTGAATCTGAAAATGGATTTATAAAAATCTTAAATGCCGATGATTTTAAAAACAAAAAAATCGTCACTAAAAACGCTTACACACTTCTTATGAAACTTAAAAATAATGAGGAAAAGTAA